One part of the Ornithodoros turicata isolate Travis chromosome 2, ASM3712646v1, whole genome shotgun sequence genome encodes these proteins:
- the LOC135384368 gene encoding uncharacterized protein LOC135384368 yields MTRVPFGAASSPFLLAATLQHHFRSVSHRYPATAARLSTSFYVDDLVVGCRGVAEAQTFYKETRAILQEAGMDIRKWASNSPVLQEKYLNDGIAHDNVSVLGSVLRVLGVPWDRQFDEIWVPARSVQAFAKDAPSTKRGVLQVFARMYDPWGFLFPFAITARLLFQTLWKEKWPWDSPLEPPLLDAWHAWVNDLATLSEVRQSRWVLGSQHSLLDLQEFVDASPRAHGVVVYVRSRTSDGRIKVSLLIAKGRVAPLKPLTLPRLELLGCLLAARIFCRIISSLPIAALQATFWTDSTIALHWVKNDTDKWPPFVAAHTTKIRRLTNPQQWFHCEGKHNPADLLTRGVSAKALLGSQLWWSGPRWLSQEFDSAAAPVVDAEVFPTEEVCCVAVATRLDLPLRLADYSSLKHILRRTAHVLRYIHNLR; encoded by the coding sequence ATGACACGAGTGCCCTTTGGGGCTGCCTCCAGCCCGTTCCTCCTCGCGGCCACCTTGCAGCACCATTTCAGATCTGTCAGCCATCGTTACCCAGCCACTGCTGCACGACTTTCCACCAGCTTTTACGTGGATGACTTGGTAGTCGGGTGCAGGGGTGTCGCAGAAGCCCAGACGTTCTACAAGGAGACCAGAGCCATCTTGCAAGAGGCGGGGATGGACATTCGGAAATGGGCGTCAAACTCCCCAGTCCTTCAAGAGAAATATCTGAATGATGGAATCGCACACGACAACGTCTCTGTTCTGGGGTCTGTTCTTCGTGTACTCGGTGTGCCGTGGGACAGACAATTCGACGAGATCTGGGTCCCCGCGCGGTCCGTCCAGGCTTTCGCTAAAGACGCCCCTTCCACGAAACGGGGGGTACTGCAGGTTTTTGCTCGAATGTATGACCCTTGGGGTTTCCTCTTTCCATTCGCCATTACAGCGCGCCTACTGTTCCAGACTTTATGGAAGGAAAAATGGCCTTGGGACTCCCCTCTAGAGCCACCACTGCTGGACGCGTGGCACGCATGGGTGAACGATCTGGCAACTCTCTCGGAGGTACGGCAGTCAAGATGGGTACTCGGATCCCAGCACAGCTTGCTCGATCTTCAAGAATTTGTAGACGCAAGCCCACGGGCGCACGGTGTCGTAGTGTACGTTCGCAGTCGAACAAGCGACGGCCGCATCAAGGTTTCCTTGCTCATCGCCAAGGGTCGCGTTGCTCCACTGAAGCCTCTAACATTACCGCGACTAGAGCTTCTCGGGTGCCTACTCGCTGCGCGCATTTTCTGTCGCATCATCAGTTCCCTGCCCATCGCAGCACTCCAGGCCACCTTCTGGACGGACTCTACAATAGCTTTGCACTGGGTCAAGAATGACACTGACAAGTGGCCGCCGTTTGTCGCAGCCCACACCACCAAGATACGACGGCTGACAAACCCGCAACAATGGTTCCATTGCGAAGGCAAACACAATCCCGCGGATCTGCTAACCAGAGGCGTATCCGCGAAGGCTCTGCTCGGCAGCCAGCTGTGGTGGTCAGGTCCGCGGTGGCTATCGCAAGAGTTCGACTCAGCGGCTGCTCCCGTGGTTGATGCAGAGGTCTTTCCGACGGAAGAAGTTTGCTGTGTGGCAGTCGCGACAAGACTGGACCTCCCGCTGCGGTTGGCCGATTACAGTTCACTGAAGCATATTCTAAGGCGTACGGCTCACGTGCTCAGGTACATCCACAATCTGCGCTAA
- the LOC135384367 gene encoding uncharacterized protein LOC135384367 → MYTILDDKRYSIEVLEGSDGNIRKKVDNGARELQEEGFDIRCAILEPVLVGWCDAGDIGLPKIHKEGCPLRPIVSFVDAPSYNLSRFLADMLTAVKYRNGLSVNNSFEFSKFVCNLKLSDNTIRVSFDVVSLFTNMPNELALTIARKKLEEDGTLEERTAFSADNNISLLKMCLEQSFFLSKGSKGLKVSKQIDGCPMGSPISMAVTNLTFSDIHQNIRFTPEEESCGQIPFLDVLVKRHASGVVSTSVCMKPCEAGQVLHFDSAHSPEDKRAVVRSLAPRSLNPNLKTQLETEGDGYYQEASDGQIVSAELY, encoded by the exons ATGTACACCATTTTAGATGACAAAAGGTACTCCATTGAAGTTCTTGAAGGCTCCGACGGCAACATCAGAAAGAAGGTTGATAATGGAGCTCGGGAGCTACAGGAAGAAGGGTTTGATATCAGATGCGCAATATTGGAGCCTGTTCTCGTCGGATGGTGCGACGCCGGAGATATTGGGCTCCCGAAGATACACAAAGAAGGATGTCCCCTGCGGCCGATTGTGTCCTTTGTAGATGCCCCATCATACAATCTGTCAAGATTTCTTGCTGACATGTTAACAGCTGTGAAGTACAGGAATGGACTTTCTGTTAATAATTCTTTCGAGTTCAGCAAGTTTGTCTGCAATCTGAAGTTATCAGACAACACAATTAGGGTATCATTCGACGTTGTGTCCCTATTTACCAATATGCCTAACGAACTCGCTTTGACCATCGCCCGAAAGAAACTTGAAGAAGACGGCACTCTGGAAGAACGTACTGCTTTTTCCGCAGACAACAATATTAGCCTACTCAAAATGTGTTTGGAACAATCCTTCTTTCTATCCAAGGGATCCAAGGGATTAAAGGTGTCCAAACAGATCGACGGTTGTCCGATGGGCAGTCCAATCTCCATGGCCGTAACCAATTTG ACTTTCTCAGATATCCATCAGAACATCCGTTTCACACCGGAAGAAGAGTCCTGCGGTCAAATCCCATTTCTCGACGTTCTCGTCAAGAGGCACGCCAGTGGAGTCGTATCGACATCGGTCTGTATGAAGCCATGCGAAGCTGGACAGGTGCTGCATTTCGACTCAGCGCACTCTCCGGAGGACAAAAGGGCAGTGGTTCGTTCCCTAGCGCCACGTTCGCTTAACCCCAACCTCAAGACCCAGCTCGAGACAGAAGGAGATGGATATTACCAGGAAGCGTCTGATGGCCAGATTGTATCCGCAGAACTTTATTGA